A genomic region of Pseudomonas sp. MPC6 contains the following coding sequences:
- a CDS encoding YbaN family protein, producing the protein MDNPIGNRSLMLRYVLLAIGWLSVTLGVIGIFLPVLPTTPFLLLAAACFARSSPRFYQWLVEHPWLGPWIRDYLDGNGIPLKGKVYAIGLMWASILLSCYLVPLPWARAFMLTSAVLVTVYILKQKTLHKS; encoded by the coding sequence ATGGACAATCCCATAGGCAACCGCTCCCTGATGTTGCGTTACGTACTGCTGGCCATCGGCTGGCTGAGCGTAACGCTGGGGGTGATCGGGATTTTCCTGCCGGTGTTGCCCACCACGCCCTTCCTGCTGCTGGCGGCGGCTTGTTTTGCCCGCAGTTCCCCGCGCTTTTACCAGTGGCTGGTGGAGCACCCGTGGCTTGGGCCGTGGATTCGCGACTACCTCGACGGCAATGGCATCCCGCTCAAGGGCAAGGTGTATGCCATCGGCCTGATGTGGGCGAGCATCCTGCTTTCCTGTTACCTGGTGCCACTGCCATGGGCACGCGCGTTCATGCTGACCAGTGCAGTGCTGGTGACGGTTTATATCCTCAAGCAGAAAACCCTGCACAAATCTTGA
- a CDS encoding FimV/HubP family polar landmark protein: MLESLHMVLRGCARLLLVGGAVAYSALAPALGLGEITLHSALNQPLRADIALMDAAGLAEGELSVSLATAEEFSRAGVDRAFFLNDLKFTPILRGDRRLIRVSSNKPVNEPFLNFLVQLNQPNGRLLREYTVLIDPPGAPGIVPVADEPVASTQSSGFPSVEPAVAVPPAVKSKKPLTPPVEQPAAAPVTDPVAEQLAVSVLKNQALQTTIDELNAKLQAQNEHIAGQKKQVTELQTQLAQVTQAAVAPVAPVAPDVAAPAPVAVEKVETTHWPLIYGVLLLVALALLGWFIRRRRQQGQAAPEPLAVLPSRQEPVLDRRAQPPAPASGQGEESSAGDVLEGVGIYLAYGRFSEAAGVLREALVKEPNRTDLAVQLLEVLGRQGDVSAYEAQENSLRDTGFDPHQLQEMRERYPKLGTVAALAIAPNVAPNISPNISPNITPPLVAQPQAAASDEFQLNLDDLSMDSNWDLISPFDTSPPAAASPNEPSRPHEPEFTSNLHVLPDVFEMPDEPTLDEPAFEWVAEPDAQPLDDDFLDGFADTGLSLELEPLSAEDPEPSESSNAGKLEQAQTCIDDGDLDSAIELLNELLKDGDEPLRQTARSLLAGIR, translated from the coding sequence ATGCTCGAGAGTTTGCACATGGTATTGCGGGGTTGCGCCAGGCTGCTTCTGGTCGGTGGTGCTGTTGCCTACTCGGCATTGGCCCCCGCGCTGGGCTTGGGTGAAATCACCCTGCATTCGGCACTGAATCAACCGCTGCGTGCCGACATCGCCCTGATGGACGCCGCGGGCCTTGCGGAGGGCGAGTTGTCGGTCAGCCTGGCGACGGCAGAAGAATTCAGCCGCGCCGGCGTTGATCGGGCGTTCTTCCTCAACGACCTGAAGTTCACGCCGATCCTGCGCGGCGACCGCCGGCTGATCCGGGTGAGCTCCAACAAGCCGGTCAATGAGCCCTTCCTCAATTTCCTGGTGCAGCTCAATCAGCCCAACGGACGCTTGCTGCGCGAGTACACGGTATTGATCGACCCGCCGGGCGCACCGGGGATTGTTCCGGTGGCTGACGAACCGGTTGCCAGCACTCAATCGTCCGGATTCCCGAGTGTCGAGCCGGCCGTGGCAGTGCCACCTGCGGTGAAGAGCAAAAAGCCGCTCACCCCGCCTGTCGAGCAACCGGCTGCCGCGCCGGTCACTGATCCTGTTGCCGAGCAACTGGCCGTCAGCGTCCTGAAGAACCAGGCGTTGCAAACCACGATCGATGAGCTGAATGCAAAATTGCAGGCTCAGAACGAGCACATTGCCGGCCAGAAAAAACAGGTCACCGAGTTGCAGACTCAATTGGCGCAAGTCACCCAGGCTGCAGTTGCGCCTGTTGCGCCTGTTGCGCCAGACGTTGCGGCGCCAGCGCCGGTTGCCGTTGAAAAAGTCGAGACGACTCACTGGCCACTGATCTACGGGGTGCTGTTGCTGGTGGCCCTGGCGTTGCTCGGATGGTTCATTCGCCGTCGGCGACAGCAGGGTCAGGCAGCCCCTGAGCCGTTAGCCGTTTTGCCGTCACGGCAGGAGCCGGTGCTGGATCGGCGAGCGCAGCCGCCTGCTCCGGCATCCGGCCAGGGCGAAGAGTCGTCGGCGGGCGATGTGCTCGAAGGGGTCGGCATCTATCTGGCCTATGGCCGTTTTTCCGAAGCGGCCGGTGTGTTGAGGGAGGCGTTGGTCAAGGAGCCGAACCGCACCGATCTGGCCGTGCAGCTGTTGGAAGTGCTGGGCCGGCAGGGTGACGTGTCCGCCTATGAAGCGCAGGAAAACAGCCTGCGTGATACCGGATTCGACCCGCACCAGCTTCAGGAAATGCGTGAGCGTTATCCGAAACTGGGCACTGTGGCCGCCTTGGCCATCGCACCGAACGTCGCACCGAACATCTCACCGAACATCTCACCGAACATCACGCCGCCCTTGGTTGCGCAGCCCCAGGCCGCCGCCAGCGATGAGTTCCAGTTGAACCTGGATGACCTGTCGATGGATTCGAACTGGGACTTGATCAGCCCCTTCGACACTTCACCGCCCGCCGCCGCATCGCCGAATGAGCCGTCACGCCCCCACGAGCCTGAATTCACCTCGAATTTGCACGTCTTGCCCGATGTGTTCGAAATGCCTGACGAACCGACGCTGGACGAACCCGCGTTCGAGTGGGTGGCCGAACCTGATGCGCAGCCGCTGGATGACGACTTTCTCGACGGATTCGCAGATACCGGCTTGTCCCTGGAACTTGAACCGTTGAGTGCCGAGGATCCTGAGCCGTCCGAATCGAGCAATGCAGGCAAACTGGAGCAGGCCCAGACCTGCATCGATGACGGCGACCTGGACAGCGCCATCGAACTGCTCAACGAGCTGCTCAAGGACGGCGACGAGCCACTCAGACAGACCGCCCGGAGTTTATTGGCCGGCATCCGCTGA
- a CDS encoding LysR family transcriptional regulator, producing MANALPDLKLLRIFVSVVRHQGFANAQQELNLSTSAISTYMSQLEAALGLVLCHRGRGGFSLTSKGELFHQETLRLLGELEGFEQYAAALKGELRGTLNLGVIDSTVSDKALPFAEAIGAYTQEHPAVHLHLSVMSPYELQLGVQDNRLDLAIGAFSTRMSGLVYMPLYREQHWLYCSSRHPLFTERRIPEQVITQQRMVGRGYWSQAELARHGFKHSAATVESMEAQLILVLSGAYIGYLPEHYAQAWADKGDLRVLLPATFGYQAPFSMIVRRGRSREPLIQTFRDLLKAQLNQA from the coding sequence ATGGCCAACGCTTTACCCGACCTGAAACTGTTGCGCATCTTCGTCAGCGTGGTCCGTCATCAGGGATTCGCCAACGCCCAGCAGGAGCTCAACCTCTCGACCTCGGCCATCAGCACTTACATGAGCCAGCTCGAGGCGGCCCTCGGCCTGGTGCTGTGCCATCGCGGTCGCGGCGGCTTCAGCCTGACCAGCAAGGGTGAATTGTTCCATCAGGAAACCTTGCGTCTGCTCGGCGAACTCGAAGGTTTCGAGCAGTACGCCGCCGCCCTCAAGGGCGAACTGCGCGGTACGCTGAACCTGGGGGTGATCGACTCCACCGTCAGCGACAAGGCCTTGCCCTTTGCCGAAGCCATCGGCGCCTACACCCAGGAGCACCCGGCGGTGCATTTGCACTTGTCGGTCATGAGCCCCTACGAACTGCAGCTCGGCGTGCAGGACAATCGCCTCGACCTGGCCATCGGCGCGTTCTCCACGCGCATGAGCGGGCTGGTCTACATGCCGCTGTACCGTGAGCAGCACTGGTTGTATTGCAGCAGTCGGCATCCGCTGTTCACCGAACGGCGTATCCCCGAGCAGGTCATCACCCAGCAGCGCATGGTCGGCCGGGGTTACTGGAGCCAGGCGGAACTGGCGCGCCATGGCTTCAAACACAGCGCGGCAACGGTGGAAAGTATGGAGGCGCAGCTGATTCTGGTGCTCTCCGGCGCCTATATCGGTTACCTGCCGGAACACTACGCCCAGGCCTGGGCCGACAAGGGCGACTTGCGGGTGCTGCTGCCGGCGACGTTCGGTTATCAGGCGCCATTTTCGATGATCGTGCGCCGTGGCCGCAGTCGCGAGCCGCTGATCCAGACCTTTCGCGACTTGCTTAAAGCGCAACTGAATCAGGCTTGA
- a CDS encoding DTW domain-containing protein translates to MSRIQCPRCLRPQSHCLCPLIPSLDSRTRVLLLQHPSEVNHALNTARLAALGLNNAELIVGEVFEELPALLNQPGYRARLLFPADDAQPLQAYTETGEPLLLVVPDGTWRKARKMLHLNPLLAALPRVTLVAGGVSRYRLRKAPGAGALSTVEAIVQALQTLEAPVSFEPLLKPFEALIEGQIAAMGEEVFQRNHGPR, encoded by the coding sequence ATGTCCAGAATCCAATGCCCGCGCTGCCTGCGCCCACAGAGTCATTGCCTGTGCCCGCTGATTCCGAGTCTCGATAGCCGCACGCGGGTATTGCTGCTTCAGCATCCGAGCGAAGTGAACCATGCGCTGAACACCGCGCGGTTGGCGGCGTTGGGCTTGAACAATGCCGAGCTGATCGTGGGCGAGGTGTTCGAGGAGTTGCCCGCGTTGTTGAATCAACCGGGCTATCGGGCGCGGCTGTTGTTTCCTGCCGACGATGCGCAGCCGTTGCAGGCCTACACCGAAACCGGGGAACCGTTGCTGCTGGTGGTGCCGGACGGCACCTGGCGCAAGGCGCGCAAGATGCTGCACCTCAATCCGTTGCTGGCGGCGTTGCCCAGAGTGACCCTGGTTGCGGGGGGCGTGTCCCGCTATCGGCTGCGCAAGGCGCCGGGGGCGGGGGCGTTGTCGACGGTGGAAGCGATTGTCCAGGCGTTGCAGACGCTGGAAGCGCCTGTCAGTTTCGAACCGTTGTTAAAGCCGTTCGAAGCGTTGATCGAGGGGCAGATTGCGGCGATGGGGGAGGAGGTCTTTCAGCGTAATCATGGGCCGAGATGA
- a CDS encoding nuclear transport factor 2 family protein: protein MTERDQVLKAAADLVSAFARNDREAYFGAFSADASFVFYTLEQPLLSRDAYQALWDTWRAEDGFEVLACTSSNAFVSLQGDVAIFIHDVATELRMQGEQHFSQERETIVFRRQQQGLWLACHEHLSAMPEGLPPP, encoded by the coding sequence ATGACCGAACGTGATCAGGTTTTGAAAGCCGCCGCCGATCTGGTGTCAGCCTTCGCCCGTAACGATCGCGAAGCCTACTTCGGCGCGTTCAGCGCCGATGCCAGCTTCGTGTTCTACACCCTCGAGCAGCCCCTGCTGTCGCGCGATGCCTATCAGGCGTTGTGGGACACCTGGCGCGCCGAGGATGGCTTCGAGGTGCTTGCGTGCACCTCGAGCAACGCCTTCGTCAGCCTGCAGGGTGATGTGGCGATTTTCATCCATGACGTGGCCACCGAGCTGCGCATGCAAGGGGAGCAACACTTCAGCCAGGAGCGCGAGACGATTGTGTTTCGCCGACAACAACAAGGCCTATGGCTGGCCTGCCACGAACATTTGTCCGCGATGCCGGAAGGGCTGCCACCCCCTTAG
- a CDS encoding SelT/SelW/SelH family protein, translating to MTAHKPEIVITYCTQCQWLLRAAWLAQELLSTFGDDLGKVSLVPGTGGVFHIFCDEVQIWERKADGGFPEAKVLKQRVRDRIDPDRDLGHNDRTQ from the coding sequence ATGACCGCGCATAAACCGGAAATCGTCATCACTTATTGCACGCAATGCCAATGGCTGTTGCGTGCGGCCTGGCTGGCCCAGGAACTGCTCAGTACCTTTGGCGACGACCTGGGCAAAGTGTCCCTGGTGCCCGGCACCGGCGGGGTCTTTCACATTTTTTGTGACGAGGTGCAAATCTGGGAACGCAAGGCCGACGGCGGTTTTCCCGAGGCCAAGGTGCTCAAGCAGCGGGTCCGCGACCGGATCGATCCGGACCGCGACTTGGGGCACAACGACCGCACTCAGTGA
- the speB gene encoding agmatinase, with translation MDKILHQPLGGNEMPRFGGIATMMRLPHVPTAAGLDAAFVGVPLDIGTSLRPGTRFGPREIRAESVMIRPYNMATGAAPFDSLSVADIGDVAINTFNLLDAVRIIEESYDAILEHNVIPLTLGGDHTITLPILRAIHKKHGKVGLVHIDAHADVNDHMFGEKVAHGTTFRRAAEEGLIDCDRVVQIGLRAQGYTSEDFNWSRKQGFRVVQAEECWHKSLAPLMAEVREKVGGGPVYLTFDIDGIDPAWAPGTGTPEIGGLTTIQAIEIIRGCQGLDLIGCDLVEVSPAYDTTGNTSLLAANLLYEMLCVLPGVAHR, from the coding sequence GTGGACAAGATTCTTCACCAACCACTGGGCGGCAACGAAATGCCGCGCTTCGGCGGCATCGCCACCATGATGCGACTCCCCCATGTACCTACCGCTGCCGGCCTCGACGCCGCCTTCGTTGGCGTGCCGCTGGACATCGGCACCTCCCTGCGTCCCGGCACCCGCTTCGGGCCACGTGAAATCCGCGCTGAATCGGTAATGATCCGCCCGTACAACATGGCCACCGGCGCCGCCCCGTTCGACTCGCTGTCGGTTGCCGACATCGGCGACGTGGCGATCAACACGTTCAACCTGCTGGACGCCGTGCGGATCATCGAAGAGTCCTACGACGCCATCCTCGAACACAATGTGATCCCGCTGACCCTGGGCGGCGACCACACCATCACCCTGCCGATCCTGCGTGCCATCCACAAGAAGCACGGCAAAGTCGGCCTGGTGCACATCGACGCCCACGCCGATGTGAACGATCACATGTTTGGCGAGAAAGTCGCCCACGGCACCACCTTCCGTCGCGCCGCCGAAGAAGGCCTGATCGACTGCGATCGCGTGGTGCAAATCGGCTTGCGCGCTCAGGGTTACACCTCCGAAGACTTCAACTGGAGCCGTAAACAAGGCTTCCGTGTGGTTCAGGCTGAAGAGTGCTGGCACAAATCCCTGGCCCCGCTGATGGCTGAAGTCCGCGAGAAAGTCGGCGGCGGTCCGGTGTACCTGACTTTTGACATCGACGGCATCGACCCAGCCTGGGCACCTGGCACCGGCACCCCGGAAATCGGTGGTCTGACGACCATTCAGGCGATTGAGATCATTCGCGGCTGCCAAGGCCTCGACCTGATCGGTTGCGATCTGGTAGAAGTCTCGCCCGCCTACGACACCACCGGCAACACCTCGCTGCTGGCCGCCAACCTGCTGTACGAAATGCTTTGCGTACTGCCTGGCGTGGCCCACCGCTGA
- a CDS encoding MarR family transcriptional regulator, translated as MPFTDQHRFGMQLAQMSRGWRAELDRRLAGLGLSQARWLVLLHLARFDDAPTQRELAQSVGVEGPTLARLLDSLEGQGLVQRQSVLEDRRAKKIVLCAPAHPLIDQIETIATQLRHELFEGVDEADLKICMRVHGHILANLEKS; from the coding sequence ATGCCGTTCACCGATCAACACCGCTTTGGCATGCAACTGGCCCAGATGTCACGTGGCTGGCGTGCCGAACTGGACCGCCGCCTGGCCGGCCTGGGACTGTCCCAGGCACGCTGGCTGGTGCTGCTGCACCTGGCGCGTTTCGACGATGCACCCACCCAACGCGAACTGGCGCAAAGCGTCGGCGTAGAAGGGCCGACCCTGGCCCGGTTGCTCGACAGCCTGGAAGGCCAGGGACTGGTGCAACGTCAATCGGTACTGGAAGACCGCCGGGCCAAGAAGATCGTCCTCTGTGCCCCGGCCCACCCCCTGATCGACCAGATTGAAACCATTGCCACCCAGTTGCGTCACGAACTGTTCGAAGGCGTTGATGAAGCGGATCTGAAAATCTGCATGCGGGTTCACGGTCACATACTGGCCAACCTGGAAAAATCTTGA
- the recQ gene encoding DNA helicase RecQ, whose product MLEQAQRVLKDIFGYDSFRGRQGAIIERVASGGDALVLMPTGGGKSLCFQVPALLREGLAVVVSPLIALMDDQVATLEELGVAAAALNSTLSAEQQRDLAARIKRGEVKMLYLAPERLVQPRMLAFLQSLEIALFAIDEAHCVSQWGHDFRREYLQLGQLAELFPHVPRIALTATADKRTREEIVERLHLQDAERFLSSFDRPNIFYRIVPKEQPRKQLLAFLAERRSDAGIVYCLSRKKVDEVAVFLSEQGFPALPYHAGLPNDTRAHHQKRFLNEEGLIMVATVAFGMGIDKPNVRFVAHLDLPKSLEAYYQETGRGGRDGLPADAWMAYGLQDVVMLKQMLQNSEGDERHKRLEQHKLDAMLSLCEETRCRRQTLLAYFDEDMPEPCGHCDNCVDGVQTWDATEPARQALSAIYRTGQRYGVGHLVDVLLGKDNEKIRSIGHQHLSVYGVGKAMAEGEWRSLFRQLVARGLADIDLEGYGGLRLSDSCRPLLKGEVTLELRRDLKPQTTAKSSKSQASQLVRGEEREQWEALRALRRKLAEEHGVPPYVIFPDSTLLEMLRSQPTSLAEMATVSGVGARKLERYGQAFLEVLGGQVEAPPVVADVRHELITLARAGMTPLQIAGQLQCSEKNVYTMLAEAIGKQQLSLEQALDLPEDLMGEIQDAFLDGEGELPPVSEIAALFAGRVPEGVLYCVRAALQSEFEI is encoded by the coding sequence ATGCTCGAACAGGCTCAACGCGTCCTCAAGGACATCTTCGGCTACGACAGTTTCCGTGGCCGCCAGGGTGCAATCATTGAGCGCGTGGCCAGCGGCGGCGACGCCCTGGTGCTGATGCCTACCGGCGGCGGCAAATCCCTGTGCTTCCAGGTGCCGGCGCTGCTGCGCGAAGGTTTGGCGGTGGTGGTTTCGCCGCTGATCGCGCTGATGGACGATCAGGTCGCGACCCTCGAAGAGCTGGGTGTCGCCGCGGCTGCACTGAATTCCACGCTGAGCGCCGAGCAGCAACGGGATCTGGCTGCCCGGATCAAGCGCGGTGAAGTGAAGATGCTTTATCTCGCGCCCGAGCGCCTGGTCCAGCCGCGCATGCTCGCGTTCCTGCAAAGCCTTGAAATCGCCCTGTTCGCCATCGATGAAGCGCATTGCGTGTCCCAGTGGGGCCACGACTTCCGCCGCGAATACCTGCAACTGGGCCAGCTGGCGGAGCTGTTCCCCCATGTCCCGCGCATCGCCCTGACCGCGACCGCCGACAAGCGTACCCGGGAAGAAATCGTCGAGCGCTTGCACTTGCAGGACGCCGAGCGTTTCCTCTCGAGTTTCGATCGCCCGAACATTTTCTACCGCATCGTGCCCAAGGAGCAGCCGCGCAAGCAATTGCTGGCGTTCCTGGCCGAACGGCGCAGCGATGCCGGCATCGTCTATTGCCTGTCGCGCAAGAAGGTCGACGAAGTCGCGGTGTTCCTCAGCGAGCAAGGGTTCCCGGCGCTGCCCTATCACGCCGGTCTGCCCAACGATACCCGGGCCCACCACCAGAAACGCTTCCTCAACGAGGAAGGCCTGATCATGGTCGCCACCGTGGCATTCGGCATGGGCATCGATAAACCCAACGTGCGCTTCGTCGCTCACCTCGATTTGCCCAAATCCCTTGAAGCGTATTACCAGGAAACCGGTCGCGGCGGCCGTGACGGGCTGCCGGCGGATGCCTGGATGGCGTACGGCCTGCAAGACGTGGTGATGCTCAAGCAGATGTTGCAGAACTCCGAGGGCGACGAACGCCACAAGCGTCTGGAGCAGCACAAGCTCGACGCGATGCTCTCGCTCTGCGAAGAAACCCGCTGCCGTCGCCAGACACTTCTGGCCTATTTCGACGAAGACATGCCTGAACCCTGCGGCCATTGCGACAACTGCGTCGACGGCGTACAGACCTGGGACGCTACCGAACCGGCCCGCCAGGCGCTCTCGGCGATCTACCGCACCGGCCAACGCTATGGCGTCGGGCATCTGGTGGACGTGCTGCTGGGCAAGGACAACGAGAAAATCCGCAGCATCGGTCATCAGCACCTGTCGGTCTACGGGGTCGGCAAGGCGATGGCCGAAGGAGAATGGCGCTCCCTGTTCCGCCAGCTGGTTGCCCGCGGCCTGGCCGACATCGACCTCGAAGGTTACGGCGGCCTGCGCCTGAGTGACAGCTGCCGGCCATTGCTCAAGGGCGAAGTGACCCTGGAACTGCGCCGCGACCTCAAGCCGCAAACCACTGCCAAAAGCAGCAAGAGCCAGGCGAGCCAGCTGGTTCGCGGCGAAGAACGCGAACAGTGGGAAGCCTTGCGGGCCCTGCGTCGCAAACTCGCCGAAGAGCATGGTGTGCCGCCCTACGTCATCTTCCCCGACTCGACGCTGCTGGAAATGCTGCGCAGCCAGCCGACCTCGCTGGCGGAGATGGCCACGGTCAGCGGCGTCGGTGCACGCAAGCTGGAGCGTTACGGCCAGGCCTTCCTCGAGGTGCTTGGCGGCCAGGTCGAGGCGCCGCCAGTGGTGGCCGACGTACGCCACGAGCTGATCACCCTGGCGCGGGCCGGCATGACCCCGCTGCAGATCGCCGGTCAACTGCAATGCTCGGAAAAGAACGTCTACACCATGCTCGCCGAAGCGATTGGCAAGCAGCAGTTGTCGCTGGAGCAGGCGCTGGATCTGCCCGAAGACTTGATGGGCGAAATCCAGGACGCCTTCCTTGACGGCGAGGGTGAATTGCCACCCGTGTCGGAGATTGCCGCGCTGTTCGCCGGACGAGTGCCGGAAGGTGTTTTGTACTGCGTCCGGGCCGCTCTGCAGTCGGAATTCGAAATCTGA
- the lapD gene encoding cyclic di-GMP receptor LapD, with product MSLRKQLFLAICLFLLVAISGSFFVSLESSREQMLGQLRSHAQDTATALGLSLTAQIHDPAMIQSMVGSIFDSGYFSSIRIIDIENEQVLVERSAAALAEDVPGWFVSLVKLHPQGADALIMRGWEQVARVEVLSNPQFALARLWDSTLGSLIWLLLCGLLSAVFGDWLLRRQFRPLEAMVRQAEAICKREYLSLPRLPRTPELKRVVLAMNQMVEKLKALFTEEAARSEKLRAQSYQDSLTGLANRRLLDEQLADHLLVGEQSSDGHLLMLRINDLVGLNQRLGGQRTDALISTVGDLLMRLTQVPERRTWLAARNRGGEFSLLTPGLGSQDAALLAAEISATLENLRLTGASDCMPVAHLGMVAFRPGESARDVLLRLDQALTEAQGHPERPWRLLSHSVSAPNQPQHDWQTWIDDALTEGKMRLYFQPVVQCADTSQVLHHKVLARLLDPRGEAVAAGHFLPWIERLGWSARFDLIMLEATLDYLLVNRWPLALSLSGSTLRDQAQLHKILEMLESLPELAALLTLEIDERQLPPPEQLQRLSHSLLNTGYRIGLQHFGGSFSQIGNLTQLGLAYLKIDGAYIRGIDKQPDKRLFIEAIFRATNSIDLPLIAEMVESKAELEVIRELGVFGVMGRLIGPPEPM from the coding sequence ATGTCACTGCGCAAACAATTGTTTCTCGCCATTTGCCTGTTCCTGCTGGTGGCGATCAGCGGCAGTTTTTTTGTCAGCCTGGAAAGCTCCCGCGAGCAGATGCTCGGCCAGTTGCGCTCCCACGCCCAGGACACCGCCACGGCGCTGGGGTTATCGCTGACCGCGCAAATCCACGACCCGGCAATGATCCAGTCGATGGTCGGTTCGATTTTCGACAGCGGCTATTTCAGCAGCATCCGGATCATCGACATCGAGAATGAGCAGGTGCTGGTCGAGCGCAGCGCAGCGGCATTGGCCGAGGACGTTCCCGGCTGGTTTGTCAGTCTGGTCAAGCTGCATCCACAAGGCGCCGATGCGCTGATCATGCGCGGCTGGGAACAGGTCGCGCGCGTCGAAGTGTTGAGCAATCCGCAGTTCGCCCTGGCCAGGCTCTGGGACAGCACACTGGGCAGCCTGATCTGGTTGTTGTTGTGCGGATTGCTCAGCGCCGTATTCGGTGACTGGTTGTTGCGGCGGCAATTTCGTCCGCTCGAGGCCATGGTCAGACAGGCCGAAGCCATCTGCAAACGCGAGTACCTCAGCCTGCCGAGACTGCCGCGTACGCCTGAACTGAAACGCGTGGTGCTGGCCATGAACCAGATGGTCGAGAAACTCAAGGCGCTGTTCACCGAGGAGGCCGCGCGCAGTGAAAAATTGCGGGCGCAATCCTATCAGGACAGCCTGACCGGCCTGGCCAACCGGCGTTTGCTGGATGAACAGCTGGCCGACCATTTGCTGGTCGGCGAGCAGAGCAGTGACGGCCATTTGCTGATGCTGCGAATCAATGATCTGGTCGGCCTCAACCAGCGCCTCGGTGGCCAGCGCACCGACGCCTTGATCAGCACCGTCGGTGACTTGCTGATGCGTCTGACTCAGGTACCGGAGCGTCGTACCTGGCTGGCGGCGCGTAATCGCGGTGGCGAATTCAGCCTGCTGACACCCGGTCTGGGCAGCCAGGATGCCGCACTCCTGGCCGCCGAAATCAGCGCCACCCTGGAAAACCTGCGCCTGACCGGCGCCAGCGACTGCATGCCGGTGGCGCATTTGGGCATGGTCGCCTTCCGGCCCGGCGAGTCGGCCAGGGATGTGCTGCTGCGGCTGGATCAGGCGCTGACTGAAGCCCAGGGCCACCCCGAGCGGCCATGGAGGCTGCTGAGCCACAGCGTCAGCGCGCCAAACCAGCCCCAACACGACTGGCAAACCTGGATCGACGATGCCCTGACCGAAGGCAAGATGCGCCTGTATTTTCAACCGGTGGTGCAATGCGCCGACACCAGCCAGGTGCTGCATCACAAAGTCCTCGCGCGCCTGCTCGATCCCCGGGGCGAAGCGGTTGCCGCCGGGCATTTCCTGCCATGGATCGAACGCCTCGGCTGGTCGGCGCGGTTCGACCTGATCATGCTCGAAGCCACCCTCGACTACCTCCTGGTCAACCGCTGGCCCCTGGCGTTGAGCCTGTCCGGCAGCACCCTGCGCGACCAGGCGCAACTGCACAAGATCCTTGAAATGCTTGAATCACTGCCTGAACTGGCCGCGCTGCTGACCCTGGAAATCGACGAACGCCAACTGCCTCCTCCAGAGCAATTGCAGCGTCTAAGCCATAGTTTGCTCAACACTGGCTACCGCATCGGTTTGCAGCATTTTGGTGGCAGCTTCAGCCAGATCGGCAACCTCACGCAACTGGGGCTGGCTTACCTGAAGATCGACGGGGCCTATATTCGGGGCATCGATAAGCAGCCAGACAAGCGGCTGTTCATCGAGGCGATTTTCCGGGCGACGAACAGCATCGATTTGCCGTTGATTGCGGAAATGGTCGAGAGCAAAGCGGAGCTGGAAGTGATCAGGGAGTTGGGGGTGTTTGGTGTGATGGGGCGGTTGATCGGGCCGCCGGAGCCGATGTGA
- a CDS encoding YecA family protein: MSFAEQLTRLQVFLDADELHDEALDYVAAHGYLTALSICSESVPDREWIDALFAEEPHYADDTEREAIESTLLALKAHIARQLASDEEFELPCDLDLGEEPDDSDLRGWCIGFMEGVFLREAAWFETAEDEVSEMLLPIMVGSGLFDEQPEFEDIAKDANLMDDMIVQIPEALTALYLLCQAPDEKPAILKPRHH; encoded by the coding sequence ATGTCCTTCGCTGAGCAACTAACCCGTTTGCAAGTCTTCCTCGACGCCGACGAACTGCATGACGAGGCGCTGGACTACGTGGCCGCCCACGGCTACCTCACTGCGCTGTCGATCTGTTCCGAAAGCGTTCCCGACCGTGAATGGATCGACGCGCTCTTCGCCGAAGAGCCGCATTACGCCGACGACACCGAGCGTGAAGCGATCGAATCCACCCTGCTGGCCCTCAAGGCGCACATCGCCCGCCAACTGGCGTCCGACGAAGAGTTCGAGCTGCCTTGCGACCTGGACCTGGGCGAAGAGCCGGATGATTCCGACCTGCGCGGCTGGTGCATCGGTTTCATGGAAGGCGTGTTCCTGCGCGAAGCGGCCTGGTTCGAAACCGCCGAAGACGAAGTCAGCGAAATGCTGCTGCCGATCATGGTCGGTTCGGGTCTGTTCGACGAACAGCCTGAGTTCGAAGACATCGCCAAAGACGCCAACCTGATGGACGACATGATCGTGCAGATCCCGGAAGCCCTGACCGCGCTGTACCTGCTGTGCCAGGCGCCCGACGAAAAACCGGCGATCCTCAAGCCACGTCACCACTAA